One part of the Phycisphaeraceae bacterium genome encodes these proteins:
- the acpS gene encoding holo-ACP synthase has translation MCGYSLAEVRGTNCPECGRERNQPQSALLHHRIVSHGIDLIEVSRIAGMIDRHNDHFLHRVFTDHEQEYSRKSKRCNEHLAARFAAKEAVMKALGTGWRNGIAWTDIEVVSLASGAPVIKLHGKAKQTADDLGIQEWLVSLTHTKENAMASVIALKQSVSTQSQSISPAARS, from the coding sequence ATGTGCGGATATTCACTTGCCGAGGTTCGTGGCACAAACTGCCCGGAATGTGGACGAGAGCGAAATCAACCTCAAAGTGCACTATTGCATCACCGCATAGTTTCCCACGGCATTGATCTGATTGAAGTATCGCGCATTGCTGGAATGATCGATCGCCACAATGATCACTTTCTGCATCGCGTATTCACCGATCACGAGCAGGAATACTCACGAAAGAGCAAACGATGCAATGAGCATCTTGCTGCTCGATTCGCAGCGAAAGAGGCCGTGATGAAAGCGCTGGGAACCGGCTGGCGCAACGGCATCGCATGGACAGACATCGAAGTCGTGTCACTGGCATCTGGCGCACCAGTTATCAAACTGCACGGCAAAGCGAAGCAGACCGCGGATGATCTCGGAATCCAAGAATGGCTTGTTTCGCTGACACACACAAAGGAAAACGCGATGGCTTCAGTCATCGCGTTGAAACAATCTGTGTCGACTCAAAGCCAGAGCATCTCACCCGCCGCCCGGTCCTGA
- a CDS encoding HEAT repeat domain-containing protein: MSATVVNAQSSMGFDPSDAYVPGFGSPAHYTDAELQQRMQAHRVRGKELQQELRIIRSKYFRNVRNVQIRQAGIDKLKTYVDPASFDAMLEVFQSDGDDVRTAIVDHLADLKTDEALATLAWTAVFDENEDIAKLAFDKLNAVTTKLERIPYSVQTVIAQGLGSEKSAAQGVAAKMAADMSLYEAIPMMINAQVNPGNTGGGGGGGTGTGALAQILIGTQVAYVSDLEPVVGDSAVGFDPELSVATEGVYLRVSGVAVSFYNVDVHNALRRITSAGWGADSTRQLGWNIPAWHEWKEREYDPRVTELVQSEHERRAAITSPTNPTDATGRNSDAVIVPNVLPHDLDVPVAPAQSGPGGG, translated from the coding sequence TTGAGCGCCACAGTCGTGAACGCGCAAAGCTCGATGGGCTTTGATCCAAGCGACGCGTATGTGCCGGGCTTTGGGAGTCCCGCTCACTATACAGATGCCGAACTTCAGCAGAGGATGCAGGCCCATCGTGTGCGCGGAAAGGAACTCCAGCAGGAACTTCGAATCATTCGATCAAAGTACTTCAGAAATGTTCGAAATGTACAGATCAGACAGGCGGGTATTGATAAGCTGAAAACATACGTTGATCCGGCGAGCTTCGACGCGATGTTGGAAGTGTTTCAGAGTGATGGCGATGATGTGCGTACCGCGATCGTTGATCATCTTGCCGACCTAAAAACAGATGAAGCGCTTGCAACACTTGCCTGGACTGCTGTGTTTGATGAGAACGAGGACATTGCAAAGCTTGCGTTTGATAAGCTGAACGCTGTAACTACAAAGCTTGAGAGGATTCCATATTCTGTCCAGACAGTTATTGCGCAGGGTTTGGGCTCGGAGAAATCTGCTGCGCAGGGAGTTGCAGCGAAGATGGCTGCGGACATGTCGCTCTATGAGGCTATCCCAATGATGATCAACGCGCAGGTGAATCCTGGCAATACCGGAGGCGGTGGTGGAGGTGGAACCGGGACAGGTGCACTTGCACAGATCCTGATTGGAACGCAGGTTGCGTATGTTTCTGATCTTGAGCCGGTTGTTGGAGATAGCGCAGTTGGGTTTGATCCCGAGTTGAGTGTTGCAACCGAGGGTGTGTACCTGCGCGTGTCGGGAGTCGCAGTCTCATTTTACAATGTTGATGTCCACAACGCGCTGCGTCGAATCACAAGTGCAGGGTGGGGTGCTGATTCGACACGCCAGCTTGGCTGGAACATTCCGGCATGGCACGAGTGGAAGGAACGCGAGTACGATCCTCGAGTTACAGAACTGGTGCAGAGCGAGCACGAACGACGTGCAGCAATAACATCTCCAACGAACCCGACAGATGCGACAGGTCGAAACAGCGATGCAGTCATTGTGCCTAATGTCCTGCCGCACGACCTTGATGTTCCGGTTGCACCCGCTCAGTCAGGACCGGGCGGCGGGTGA
- a CDS encoding FliM/FliN family flagellar motor switch protein encodes MAVRTQDILRLEVPLIVRVGERAMRLDEILNLAPGAIIELPIEAETELSVLINNKKVGTGTAVKIGENFGVKITGIGDKREIIEATAAEAEDDLAALAEAFLAGQ; translated from the coding sequence ATGGCTGTGCGGACACAGGATATTCTCAGGCTTGAGGTCCCGCTGATTGTGCGGGTTGGTGAGCGGGCCATGCGCCTGGATGAAATCCTGAATCTAGCGCCCGGCGCCATCATTGAACTTCCAATCGAGGCAGAAACAGAGCTCAGTGTCCTGATTAACAACAAGAAAGTTGGGACTGGGACAGCTGTAAAGATTGGTGAAAACTTCGGCGTCAAAATAACCGGCATTGGCGATAAACGCGAAATCATTGAGGCGACCGCTGCTGAAGCGGAAGACGATCTAGCCGCACTTGCAGAAGCATTTCTCGCTGGTCAATAA
- a CDS encoding PEP-CTERM sorting domain-containing protein, translated as MKKAMAVVAIAGLATVASADEVFNIGSISLVGPLASQTFNFTSTSAGLTGFAFQGDFLDPTNGAAYASDLRMLLTAPSGEIYDIGGFSNVTNDWDFQGSGSNPPGFYSHAAQDFAVLTGPGAPANTVGTWTIELIQDWNSTSVNARQDWDNMVVTLVPAPGSLALLGMGGLVAARRRRG; from the coding sequence ATGAAGAAGGCAATGGCAGTTGTTGCGATCGCTGGTCTCGCGACCGTCGCATCCGCAGACGAAGTGTTCAACATCGGTTCAATCAGCCTGGTTGGCCCTCTGGCTTCCCAGACATTCAACTTCACCTCAACATCTGCAGGCCTCACAGGCTTTGCATTCCAGGGTGACTTCCTCGATCCCACCAACGGCGCAGCATACGCATCAGACCTCAGGATGCTGCTCACAGCTCCCTCAGGCGAGATCTACGATATCGGTGGTTTCAGCAACGTGACCAACGATTGGGACTTCCAGGGTTCCGGCTCCAATCCTCCAGGGTTCTATAGCCACGCTGCACAGGACTTCGCAGTTCTGACCGGCCCCGGCGCACCAGCGAACACCGTTGGCACATGGACCATCGAACTGATCCAGGATTGGAACTCCACCAGCGTCAACGCACGTCAGGACTGGGACAACATGGTTGTCACACTCGTTCCTGCACCGGGCAGCCTCGCGCTCCTCGGCATGGGCGGCCTCGTCGCTGCACGTCGTCGTCGTGGCTAA